One window from the genome of Epinephelus fuscoguttatus linkage group LG3, E.fuscoguttatus.final_Chr_v1 encodes:
- the si:zfos-169g10.2 gene encoding somatostatin receptor type 5 has product MELIQATQLPLEAPTPTWSNSFSPPYSHFLLTSTTSESLLGFSPSDSSFLFNSTCQNCTKPEPGSLPGLAGVFIPLIYGIVCVVGLIGNTLVIHVIVNYTKNESVTNIYILNLAIADELFMLGLPFLAVQNALLFWPFGSLMCRVVMTVDAINQFTSIFCLTVMSVDRYLAVVHPIRSFWWRRPRVAKAISATVWAGSFVVVLPVVVFADVLKDDGNCSIVWPEPAEVWKTSFIVYACTVGFFCPLLVICLCYLLIVIKVRSVAKRAQATSSRRRRSERKITRMVVVVVAVFVFCWLPFYVLNIVNLLVVLPGDFRGLYFFVVVLSYANSCANPILYGFLSDNFKRGFRKALCGASRRVKNNDRAGTEVQRPTEEWGGIVLQAQKSEGVSKVHRKDCGEKEEEEEVNGTGGAVQMSEICKTSQNGNHSGVTEGSRTQVMQRDKPDPEHSSQSVKYGEGAEKGPGSDPAEAASPVASKCRISRSKPDESLDNKSVLEISSL; this is encoded by the exons ATGGAGCTCATCCAGGCCACCCAGCTGCCTCTGGAGGCCCCTACACCTACGTGGAGCAACAGCTTCAGTCCCCCTTACTCCCATTTCCTGCTCACCTCCACTACTTCTGAATCGCTTCTTGGATTCAGCCCGAGTGACAGCTCTTTCCTCTTTAACAGCACCTGCCAGAACTGCACCAAACCAGAGCCTGGATCCCTCCCTGGCTTGGCTGGAGTCTTCATCCCTCTTATCTATGGAATAGTGTGTGTTGTTGGCCTCATAGGTAATACTCTGGTCATCCATGTTATAGTTAACTACACTAAGAATGAGTCAGTCACCAACATCTACATCCTCAACTTAGCCATTGCAGACGAGCTCTTCATGCTGGGCCTGCCCTTTTTAGCGGTGCAAAATGCTCTGCTGTTTTGGCCCTTTGGCTCTCTGATGTGCCGTGTGGTCATGACAGTGGACGCCATCAACCAGTTTACCAGCATCTTCTGCCTGACCGTGATGTCAGTGGACCGCTACCTGGCTGTCGTGCACCCCATCCGCTCCTTCTGGTGGCGGCGCCCCCGTGTAGCCAAGGCCATCAGTGCCACAGTTTGGGCAGGGTCCTTTGTGGTGGTGCTGCCGGTGGTGGTGTTTGCAGATGTGCTGAAGGACGATGGGAACTGCAGCATCGTGTGGCCTGAGCCAGCAGAAGTGTGGAAGACGTCTTTCATTGTGTACGCGTGCACTGTGGGCTTCTtctgccccctgctggtcaTCTGTCTGTGCTACCTGCTGATCGTCATCAAG GTGCGCAGTGTTGCAAAGCGGGCGCAGGCCACGTCCTCTCGGCGCAGGAGGTCGGAACGTAAAATCACCAGGatggtggttgtggtggtggcagtgtttgtgttttgctggCTACCATTCTACGTTCTGAACATCGTCAACCTCCTTGTGGTCCTGCCTGGGGACTTCAGGGGGCTCTACTTTTTTGTTGTCGTGCTGTCATATGCCAACAGCTGCGCCAACCCCATACTGTACGGATTTCTGTCTGACAACTTCAAGAGAGGCTTCAGGAAGGCCCTGTGCGGAGCTTCACGCAGGGTGAAGAACAACGACAGGGCCGGCACTGAGGTACAGCGACCAACAGAGGAGTGGGGCGGCATTGTGCTCCAGGCACAGAAAAGTGAAGGAGTCAGCAAGGTGCATAGGAAAGACTGTggtgaaaaagaagaagaggaggaagtcaATGGAACAGGAGGGGCCGTACAGATGAGTGAAATATGCAAAACGTCACAAAATGGAAACCACAGTGGCGTAACAGAGGGCTCAAGGACACAGGTCATGCAGAGAGATAAACCTGATCCAGAGCACTCGAGTCAGAGTGTCAAATATGGAGAAGGCGCTGAGAAAGGCCCAGGCTCTGATCCTGCTGAGGCAGCGTCCCCTGTGGCCAGTAAATGTAGAATCAGCAGGTCAAAACCTGACGAATCCCTGGACAATAAGTCTGTGCTCGAAATCAGCTCCTTGTAA